ATTTAAGTCAATAACAGGCTCTAGTAATGACGCCGCAACAGGCAAATCAGCAAGAACGTGCGCCGGCGCAAGCCGCCGTGCCACGAGGGCCAGAACCCTTGCTCTTCGATATGAAGAATGCGCTCCGGCGCGTGAATGACAACACGCGACTCATGGCCGAGTTGATCGCGTTTTTCTGTGAAGATTCGCCGGTGCTGCTAACGCGCATCGACGACGCAAAGGCCGTGGGCAACGCGGCCGACGTGGGGCGCGCGGCACACAGTCTGGCAGGCTTGTCGGCCACGTTCGATGGCCATTGCGTGCGCGAGGTGGCGCTCCGCGTGGAGGAATTGGCCGATCAGGACCGTCTGGCCGACGCGACGACCGACATCGAACTGCTCCGCCAAGAAGTCGATCGTCTGTGCGCGGCCTTGAGAGCCTTCCCACTTTCGGCCTCGGCGACCTAGCGGTGTCGTCCGCAGACGCCTTCTCGTAAGCGCGACTGTCTAGACGGCCGCGCCGTTCACCGCGACCGCGTCCTCGATTTGCACGACGTGATCGATGGAAATGCCCAGGGCGTGAATCTTGTTGCGCAAGCTGCCGCGGGTGATGCCCAACATCTGCGCCGCCTTCGACTGGTTGCCGTGTGTAATCGACAAGACGCGCGTGATCAAATACGCCTCCATCATCGCTTGCGTCTCGGCGAACAATTGATGCGAGTTGGCGCGCAGGCGTTCGTCCAAGAAAGCGGCCAGGTCGCGGTTGGGAGACTCACTTGCCGCCGCGCCGCTGACGGGCTTTGGCGAGCCACGCAGCTCACTGGGGAGCGCGTCGGGCATGATCACGGGGCCCGTGGTCTGCAACAGCGCCTTGCGCAGCACGTTTTGCAACTCGCGGACGTTGCCGGGCCAGGCGTAGTGCGTCAGCAGTTCCAGCGCTTCGGCGGAGAAACCATGCACGTCCTTCCCCATTTGGCGCGCGAAGCGCTCGAGAAAATGCTCCAACAGCATCACCAGATCGGCCTCCCGCTCGCGCAGCGGAGGCAACGTGATCGAAAAGTCATTCAATCGATAGAACAAATCAGCGCGGAATTTTTCCTCGCCCACCAGTTGGTCCAGCGAGCGATTCGTGGCGGCGATGATTCGCACATCGCTGTTGATGGTTTCGTTGCCCCCCACGCGTTCAAAATCGTGTTGCTGCAAGACGCGCAGCACCTTGGCCTGGACCATTGGCGACATATCGCCGACTTCGTCCAGGAAAATGGTGCCGCCGTGGCACTGTTCGAACTTGCCAATGCGCCGACGGTCGGCGCCAGTGAAGGCCCCTTTCTCGTGGCCGAACAACTCGCTTTCCAACAATGTCTCAGTCAGCGCGGCGCAATTGACGGCCAGGAATGGCCCCGTGGCGCGCTGGCTGTGATGATAGATGGCCCGGGCGATCAACTCCTTGCCGGTGCCGCTTTCCCCCAAGATCAACACCGTCACGTCTTGCGAGGCGACGCGCCCGACAGCCTTATAGACGTCGAGCATGGCCGGGCTGCGGCCGACAAGCCGCTCGGAACCGTCGTCTTCCATCTCGCCGTTGGGCAGGCCGACGGGAACCTGCATCAATCGCCGGCTATCGAGCGCCTGCTCGACTTGCGCGCGCAGTTTGTTCAGATCAAGCGGCTTGGGGATGTAATCGTGCGCCCCCATCTTCATCGCTTCGATCGCCGTGTCGCTCGAGCCGCTGGCGGTGATGAAGATGATCGGCAGCTTGGCGTCGAAGGCGTGTATCTTTTGAAAGGTTTCCAAGCCCGACTCATTGGGCAGCACGACGTCGAGTAACACGACGTCGATCGGATCCTTTTCAAACAGCG
This region of Planctomycetota bacterium genomic DNA includes:
- a CDS encoding Hpt domain-containing protein codes for the protein MKNALRRVNDNTRLMAELIAFFCEDSPVLLTRIDDAKAVGNAADVGRAAHSLAGLSATFDGHCVREVALRVEELADQDRLADATTDIELLRQEVDRLCAALRAFPLSASAT
- a CDS encoding sigma-54-dependent Fis family transcriptional regulator; translated protein: MPNVMVIDDDRSVVHLVREAFRDTDINVKTAASAAEGLALFEKDPIDVVLLDVVLPNESGLETFQKIHAFDAKLPIIFITASGSSDTAIEAMKMGAHDYIPKPLDLNKLRAQVEQALDSRRLMQVPVGLPNGEMEDDGSERLVGRSPAMLDVYKAVGRVASQDVTVLILGESGTGKELIARAIYHHSQRATGPFLAVNCAALTETLLESELFGHEKGAFTGADRRRIGKFEQCHGGTIFLDEVGDMSPMVQAKVLRVLQQHDFERVGGNETINSDVRIIAATNRSLDQLVGEEKFRADLFYRLNDFSITLPPLREREADLVMLLEHFLERFARQMGKDVHGFSAEALELLTHYAWPGNVRELQNVLRKALLQTTGPVIMPDALPSELRGSPKPVSGAAASESPNRDLAAFLDERLRANSHQLFAETQAMMEAYLITRVLSITHGNQSKAAQMLGITRGSLRNKIHALGISIDHVVQIEDAVAVNGAAV